The window ATCACGCTGGCGCCTGCCACAATGACGAGGATGCTCATAGCGTCTCCGTCCGGGATTGAGTCGGATGAGGCTCGTTGTAGCCGAGGCCGCAATCGCTCCGGTATGCTGAAGATGACCCATGGCGACCGGACCCCTCCGTCAACTGATCGACTACGCGTTGCGCTATCGCCGCAGCTTCGCCCTGGGCCTCGTATGCACGGCGCTCTCGACGGCCATGTCGCTCACCGCCCCGTGGGTGCTGAAACATGCGGTCGACGACCTGACGCTCGGCGTCACGATGGCCAAACTGCAACTCTACGCGAGCCTGGTGCTCGGCCTGGCCCTGGTCGGCGGGTGGTTCCGGTTCCTGATGCGGCGGATCCTGGTGGGTGCTTCGCGCCACATTGAGTACGACCTGCGCAACGCGTTCTTTGCGCACCTGCAGCGCCTCCCGCCGGCGTACTTCCATGCCAGTCGCACCGGCGACCTGATGTCGCGTGCGACCAACGATTTGAACGCCGTGCGCATGATGATCGGGCCGGCCGTGATGTATTCGGCCAACACCCTCATCGTGTTCGTGGTGGCGCTGGCGTTGATGCTACGGATCAACACCAGGCTCACGCTGATTGCGCTTATCCCGCTGCCGTTCGTGTCGGTGTCCGTGCGGTATTTCGGAGCCGCGATTCACCGGCGCTTTGAACGCATCCAGGCGCAGTTGTCGGATCTGAGTGCGGTCGCCCAGGAGGCGCTGGCCGGCGTCCGCGTCGTGCGCGCGTATCGCCAGGAGTCCGCCGAACTCGACCGGTTCCGCGACGCCAATCATGAGTACGTGCGTCGCAATCTCGGGCTGATTCGACTCCAGGGCATGTTCTATCCGAGCCTCGGGCTGCTGCTCGGCATCGGCGGATTACTCGTGCTCTGGCTGGGCAGCCGCGAGGTGATGCGCCACCGCATGACGATTGGGGAATTCGTCGCGTTCAACGCGTATCTCGGCATGCTGACCTGGCCCATGATCGCCTTTGGCTGGGTCACCAACATGCTCCAGCGGGGCGCCGCGTCGTGGAAGCGGATGCTCGAGGTGATGTCCAAGGTGCCGGCCGTCTCGGACAGCAGAGCCGGAACCGCATTTCGGGAATCGGCAGATATCCACGGGGCGATCGAGATCCGGAACCTCACGTTCGCCTATGACGGCCGGCCCATCCTGCGTGATGTGTCGCTCAGCGTCGCGCCCGGCCGCACGCTCGCCATCGTGGGCGCGACCGGGTCGGGCAAGAGCACGCTCATCAACCTGCTGCCGCGGCTGTACGAGCCGCCACCAGGCACGGTGTTCATCGACGGTGTCGACGTCGGCGAGATCCCGCTGTACGTGCTGCGTGGCGCGATTGGGTTCGTGTCACAGGAGCCGTTTCTGTTTTCCGAGAGCATCAGTGAAAACGTCGCCTTCGGAGTCCAGGCGCAGCAGCCTGCGACCACCGGGCTTGACGAGGCCAGCGCGGGCCATGCGCGCGGCAAGGACGGCGGCCCTGTCGATCGGGCCGATGGTGCGCGGGCTGGCGGTGGAGCAGACGAGCACACGGTTGCCGGCGCTTCGGCGGTTGCCAGACTCGACAAGGACGTCGCTGGATTTCCAGCCGGCTACGACACCGTCGTGGGCGAACGCGGCATCACGCTGTCGGGTGGACAGAAGCAGCGAACGGCACTGGCGCGCGCGGTGATGACCGACCCACGCATCCTGATTCTCGACGATGCGCTGTCGGCGGTGGATACGTACACGGAAGAGGAGATCTTGTCGCGGCTGCGGCGGGTGATGAAGCAGCGCACCTCCATTATCGTGTCGCACCGGATCTCGACGGTGCGCGAGGCCGATCAGATCGTCGTGCTCGGCGACGGGCAGATCCTCGAACGTGGCAGCCACGCCGAACTGGTCGCCCAAAACGGGGTGTACGCCGAGATGTGCCGGAAGCAGATGCTCGAGGAGGAGCTTCAGGAGGCGTTGTAGGGGCGCTGGCTCGTGTCGGCGGGAGGGCGGTTTCCGTCGCCCCGCAGGCACGGGGGGCGGGGGCCGCGTACAAGAAGCAAGAACTGAAGGACAACGGGTGGCCACACAGGAAGATGACATCGTCGGAAAGGCCTACGACGCCGTGCTCATGCGGCGGCTGATGGGATATCTGCGTCCGTACTGGCTGTCCGTGCTCGCCGCGTTCGCGGCCATCGTGGGCGGATCGCTGCTCCAGCTGGCCCAGCCCTACCTGATGAAACTCGCCATCGATCGGTACATCGCCAACGGCGATGTCGACGGGATGAACCGCATCGCGCTGCTGTTCCTGTGCGTGCTGGTCGGGTCGTTCGTGTTCGAGTACATCCAGACCTTCGTGCTGCAGATGATCGGCCAGCGCATCATGTACGACCTGCGCATGCAGATCTACGGGCACCTGCAGCGGCTGGACGTCGCCTTCTACGATCGCAATCCGGTGGGCCGCCTGATGACGCGTGTCACCACCGACGTCGACGCCCTCAACGACCTGTTCACCTCCGGCGTCGTGTCGGTCTTCGGCGACATCTTCACTCTGGCCGGCATCATGATCGTGCTCGTCACGATGAACTGGCGGCTCGCGCTGGTCGCGTTCTCGGTGCTCCCGCTGATCGTCCTCGTCACACAGTGGTTCCGCCGCAACGTGCGCGATTCCTACCGGACGGTGCGCACGTGGATCGCGAAGATCAATACCTTCCTCCAGGAGAACATCACGGGGATGGCCACCGTGCAGCTGTTCCGCCGCGAGGCGCGCAACTACGGCCGCTTCGACCAGATCAACCGGGGGCATCGCGACGCGAACATCGACTCGATCTTCTATTACGCCGTGTTCTACCCGGCGATCGAAGTGGTCGGCGCGCTGGCCACAGCGCTCATCATCTGGCGCGGCGGCGGCGACGTGGTCTCACACACCGTGACGCTGGGCACGCTGGTCGCCTTCATCCAGTACTCACAGCGCTTCTTCCGGCCGATCAGCGACATGTCGGAGAAGTTCAACATCCTGCAGTCGGCCATGGCGGCCTCCGAGCGGATCTTCACGCTGCTCGACACGCCGGTCGTCATTGCCAGCACCGCACCGGTCAGGGCCACGGCGTGGCGAGGGCACGTGGTGTTCGACGGCGTGTGGTTCGCCTACGCCGGCGACGACTATGTGCTCCGCGATGTGTCGTTCGAGGTCAAGCCCGGCGAGCGCGTCGGCATCGTCGGCGCGACCGGAGCGGGGAAGAGCACGATCATCAACCTGCTGATGCGGTTCTACGAGGTGAGCCGCGGGCGGGTGCTGATGGACGGTGTCGACATCCGCGACATCGAGTTGGCCGAACTGCGGCGCCTGTTCAGTCTGGTGCTCCAGGATGTGCACGTCTTCTCGGGGACGATTGGCGGCAATATCCGCCTCGGCGACGCGAGTATTGACGACGAGCGCGTGCGGGCGGCCGCCAGCGCGGTGCACGCAGATCGCTTCATCAACCGGCTGCCGAAGGGCTTCGACACGGCCGTGGCCGAACGGGGCGCCACGCTGTCGACGGGTCAGAAGCAGCTTCTGTCATTCGCCCGCGCGCTCGCGTTCGACCCGCGGATTCTCGTCCTTGACGAGGCCACGTCGAGTGTCGACACGGAAACGGAGCTGCTGATCCAGGACGCGCTGCACGTCCTGATGGCCGGCCGAACGACCATGGCGATCGCGCATCGGCTATCGACCATTCAGGACGTGGACAAGATCCTGGTCTTGCACAAGGGGCAACTGCGGGAGTCCGGCACGCACCAACAGCTGCTGGCGCTGCGAGGGATTTACTATCGGCTGTATCTGCTCCAGTACAAAGATCAGGAGCGGCTGCCGGACCGTCTGCCCGGCACACCGCTCCTGGTTGAGCCAATCGCGTAGCGCCTCGCGCCTGCAAGAACCAAGGATCCTGAATAGCGATTGTCTTCCCCGGGATCGCCACGCTCCAGCGTGGCCTTGACGGAGCCGGGCTGGAGCCCGGCGTTCCCAGGGGGACTCTCGGCTCGGATTCCCCGAATCCCTAATCCCGGCTACTTCTTCACGATCCTGATGTTTCCGCTGAACGAAGTGAGCTGCAACATGGCGGAGCCGTCACCAAAGATGCCCTGCATCGACTGACGCATCCGCCGGCCGCGGCCCGGCGCGGCGTCCCCTCCGGCTTTCAGCTTCAGTGCCAGATCGCTCGTGACCTCCCCGCTGAAGGTCGAGGCGGAGACCTCGATGCCGATCTTGTCGCTGGCGAAGATCGTGACGTCGCCGGAGTGCGAGGCGAGCTCGTACCGTCCCCCTTTGGCCAGGGAGCCGCCGAACGTCACGCCGCCGCTCACGGTCTTGACCGCCACGCGTGTCGTCGTGATCGCCTCGCAGGTCACATCGCCGCTGACACTGTTCACCTGGATTTCGCTGGCTGTGACATCGTTGAGTTTCACGTTGCCGCTGACGCTGCTCACGCTCAGTGCGGCGGTCGACTTCGACGCCTGGACGTGGACATCGCCGGACACCGACTTGACGGCTCGCACGTCGGTCGCGGAGGCCACCGAGACGTTGCCGCTGATGCTGTTGACGTGGATCTCGCCGTCGAGACCCGAGATCTTCTCGTCGCCCGAAATCGACTTCACATTGATCGCAGCCGACTTGGGCACCGTCACCGTATAGTCGACCCACACTCTGATGCCCCGGCCTTCGGGGTAGCGCGTTCGCACGTCGACGCGGTTGGCCGTGGTCGCGACCTCGATGGTCACTTCCTTCAGCTCCTCGGCGCTCCGGCCCCTCTTGACAGCGTCAATGACCACCTGATCGCCCGATCCGCCCGTGATGACGATGGTGCCGGAGATGTTCGACAGGTCGAAGGCGCCGCCCTTGGCGAGCGGAACCGTCTTCGAGAACTTCTCGGTCTGCTGGTCGGCGTCGAGAATGGATGGCGCAGCGTTGGCCGGCACGGCGGCGCGCGCGGATCCCGCCAGCAGCACCACACCGGCGATTGCGAGAAGTGCGAGGAATCGATGTGTCTTCATGATGTCACCTGCTTAGTGTTTCGACTCGCAATTACGGTTGCGTATTCTCGCGAGATGATCCGGCCAAGACGCTCGCTCAGCACTAAGTCCTGAGGGAATAAGTTCGTCGCCGAACTTATGAATCGAAGGACTTACGATTTGCTCAGGCCCCCGATGATTTTGGCCGCGCCCGCCTGGTCGCCCTTTCTCATGACGTTGATGAGCGCGATGGTGTCTTCGAGCAGCGCGACTTTCTGCCGCAGCGCGTCAAACAGACTCGTCTGGGCGAGCTGGCTCGTCGGCTGCGACTTGATGGCTGCCCGGCTCTCGCGGATCGCCTGGTCGATGATGCCCATGTTCTTCTGGAGCGTAGCGGCCACGGCCGGGTCGAGCGCTGCCTGCTCAGAGGTGACGATCTTCTCGAGTCCGGTGATGGCCTGCTGGTAGTTGGCATCGGCTATCCGCAAGTGCTCGTCAACGTCTTTGACGGTGGCAGGCGCGGAAGGGTGCACTGCGGCTGCGGCGGTCTGGGCAGGAGCGGTCTGTGCGGGTGTTGTTGGCTGCGTCTCCGGCCGAGGCCCTCGCAGCACGACGACACTGGTGACCACCGACAGGACCATCACAGCCGCCATGGCCATCGCGACACGCGCGCCCGTCCAGAATGTCCGGGATCTCGCGGGCGTCTGCGCCGCCAACTGACCCGCAATCCGCGCCCACACCTCGGGCCGCGGTGCATGCGTTGGCAGAGCCCTGGTGCCACGCCGGATCTCGCGCAGATCATCGGCCATGCGGCGGCACGATTCGCATCCAGCCAGGTGGGAGTCGAGTTGCTCGCGCGCGGCCGGGTCAAGACGGTCGTCAACGAAGTCGTCGACCAGTGGCGCCATCCGCTCGCAGGTCAGAGCTGTTGGTCGTTTGGTGTCCATCACCGTTCTCCGCGCCTTCCATCCGCGCCAGCCGTGGTCGATGCTGCCGCCGGCCGCCGGGCCTCATCGGCAGGACCGCCCCGCAGGAACGCCCGCAGACGGACGCGGGCCTTGTGCAGCAGCGATTTCGACGTGCCCTCCGCGATGCCGAGCATGTCGGCCACCTCGCGGTGTTCGTGTCCCTCGACGTCGTGCAGCACGAATGCCGTCCGGTAGCTTGGCGGCAGTCGCGAGATGGCCGATTCGAGGTCGATCCGGTCGAGTGCACGGTCCGGCTGCCACGATGGGCTGGCCACGGGCTCCAGGCCTTCGACGTCGTCGATGAAGTCGGTGGCCTTCCGCTGCCGACCCTGGTGGCTTCGCAGGTGGTCCAGGCAGGCATTGACCGCCAGCCGGTAGAGCCACGTGCCGAGGGCGGCGTCGCCACGGTAGCTGTCGATCCGGCGGTACACCTGCAGAAACACGTCCTGCAACAGATCCTCGGCATCCGCCGCGCTCCCCGTCATGCGATAGGCCACGTTGTACAGCCGCCCGCTGTGACGCCGATAGAGCTCTTCGAACGCCACCATCTCGCCTCGTCTACACCGCGCCGCGAGATCACGGTCCGTCCGATCGGCTTCCGTCTTGTTTGACGTAATCATGCCCCCTCTGCGTTGCCTCGCGCGCCAGAATAACTAGTGTTTGGCACGCGACCGCTGCTCAGGGGATACGGAGCTTTGGCGGGGACAGTTCCCGCCTCTTCGGGCCTTCGCCAGGACTGGAGGGTTCCACTGGGCGTGCCGCCAGCACGCGCGAGGCGAATGTCGGCGGCACCGCCCTGGACGTCAGAAGCGGATGCGGAGGCCCGCGCTTGCCTGGATGCCGCCCAACCTCACGCTGGATTCACTGCCAGCGGCTGCCGAGAACGTCGCGGTGGCCCGCGAGAACCGGACCAGGCTGCCGAGTCCCATGTGCGTGTTGAACAGATAGGACAGATCGAGACCGGCCGTGAAGCCTACGCCCGTCTTGTTGACCGTCCGGGACTCGACACCGGTCAACGTCGCCGAGTCGAATGGATACGATTCGGTATAGCGCGGCAGCGTGGCCATGTCCTGGCGCGTCGTGAAGTAGGCGGGCCCGGCAAACAACATCACATCGAGGGCCCCGGCTGGCCGAAGGAGCCATGACAGCTCGGCCGAGACCATGGTCTCCTCACGCTTGAGGCCGTTTGCGGTTCCCGACACGTCTCTGAACTGACTGAAGTAGAACGGGTGGGGCAGTCGCGCGCTGATGTCGGCTTCGCCCGCCCGGGTGAACCGGGAGACGCCGAGGCCAAGGCCCACGTTCCCCCAGATCCGGAAGCCCCCGCGTCCGGCGATCAGGGCAGCGTTGACGAATTTGTACGTGGCCGTCAACGTCCCGTCTTCACCGTACAACTTGAATGTCACATTCGAGGTGAATCCAGGCGTCGCGGTCTGCACCCCGCCATCCACATGGAGGTACCCGGCGTCGCTCCACTTGCCTGATGGCTGCGCATCGACGCGCCCGGCGGCCAGGACCACCAGGGCCATCGCCGACGCTAGGATCAGAATGAAACGTCGCTTCATATCGTTCTTCCTTTGAGTGCGGCCACGTCGTATCAGTGTCACGATACTCCGACGGCCGTCCACGCCTGTGTCACGGCCTGCTCGACGTTGCTGCCAGCGCCGTACAGGTCCCGCGCGGCCTGAATGGTCGCCGCTCTGGCCACCGAGAACGTCGCGCCGGCCGGCAACATCTGCGTGAACGCCCGGTAGAACACCTTTTCGATCTTGTCGCGGGAGGCACTGCCCACTCCGGTGACACTCAGCCCGGAGGTGCGATCAGTGCCGCCTTCAATTGCCAGGTAGAAGGCGTGATTGGAAATGCCCGAGTTGGTATGGACGCCTCCGTTGTCGGATTTGCCCGTGTACCGCTTCGAATAGTGATCCGGATCGCCGAAGGCGCCAGGGTTGGCCATGGACCTGAACCCACCCATTGGCGTCGTGAGGTCCTCGCCCAGCGTGTAATCGGCTTTCAGATACGCGCTGCCGACCGGCTGGTAGTAGAACTCCACGCTTGTGCCCATCATGTCGGAGAACGACTCGTTGAGCGCGCCCGATTCGTTCTGGTAGATCAGGCCCGACGAATAGTCGGTGACGCCATGCGTGAGTTCGTGCGCGACGACGTCGAGCGCCCCGGCGAAGTAGTTCCACTTGTACCCGCTGACGGTGGCATCGGGCGGCAGGCCTTCGCCATACACCATGATTCCGTCGCCGGCGTAGAACGCATTGAGGTAATAGAGATTCAGCGTGCTCGAGGAGACCTTGTTCCAATCGGCGCGGACCACGGGGTGTACCACGCTCTTGATGGTCAGGTTCCGTCCATCGAGGCCAGACCGGCCGAATCGCTTGTAGAAGTAGTCGAACGTCCACCCCGTGTAGGCGTGCGCATCGACCGCAGCTGGATCGGTCCAGGTGTTGTCGGTACTGGCGCTCGTGTCGGGGACGCCCAGCGTGATCACCCCGTACAGGAAGTCCTGCGTCCGGGTCAGATCGCCCTTCAGGTCGAAAGTGTAGATGGTGGCCGGCCGCATTTGGTCCCACGTTCGGTAGATGCCGTTGTTGAACGTCGTGCTGACCTTCTTCTGATCGCCCAGCACGCCGGTTCCCGTCCCGATCTCGGTCTGCAGATCGCTGTAGCTCGACACCAGCGCGCCGGTGTGCGCGTCGATGAAATACACCATCACGTTGTCATCGGTGGCCAGGCGCACCCGGTACGCCAGAGCAAAGCCGCCGGCGTCGGATGGCACCACCATCAGGTCCGGAGTTCTGGCCGGTCCGCGGTCGGTGCCCCCCAGTGCCGAGGCCACGGCGGCGGCATCCTCCGCGCCGAGCGTCGGGGTGGTGTCGATGTCGATGGCGGGGTAGACCGTGCCGAACACCGAAACCGTCTCGGCTCCATCGAGCTGCCGGACCAACTCGCCGCCGAAGACGCGAACGCCCTGATGGTATTGGTCGAATCGCTGATGGATTCGTCCATCCACCAGCGCATCGGTCTCGGAGGCGCGAAGACGCAGCTCACGGCCTCGGACCATCCGGCCGATCTCGGCATCCCACGTGCGCAGATCGGCCGCCGACGTCGCGTCGACTTCCCGCAGCCGGTCCGGGCGCTCGCCTCGCGCAGGCCTCCCAGGCGTTTGCGGGGCCGCCATCAGGACGGGCGCCGCCAGGCAGAGCACGAGCAGTGCAATCGACCAGCGTCGGCCCTTCATCAGCACACGCATGGCACCTCCGTGTGGGGAAACTATACCTTAGGGATTGGGGATTGGGGAGTCGGGAGTCCCGCCTTCGCCTCGAGCCTGTCGAAGCGCTTCGGCGTGGCAAGCGGGAGTCGGCAAGGCTGGGTCACGGCGACTTCCTGGGATCGCCGGGCTCCACAGCCCGGCTCCGGCGAGAGCCACGCTGGAGCGTGGCGATCCCAGGCTCGAGACCGATTGGACAGTTGGCAGCGTGACCCGCCTGGGATCGCCGGGCTCCAGCCCGGCTCCGGCGAGAGCCACGCTGGAGCGTGGCGATCCCGGGAAGAGTGGATGATCGCTTCTGCGTGGCACAAGTAACTATTATCGAACATAAAACGAAACAACGAGGTCGGCAGGCGGTCCTCATCCGGCGTTTCGGCAGCCGCTGAAAAACTCCACAGATCCGCCTTTCCGCACTAAAAATACGAAGGGTTGGATCGCGTGGAAGGGCCGGCCGCCATTCGGCGCGAATTTCGAAGGAATTGGTAAGGTCTCTTTCGCTCGAATCTGGCGCTCATCTTGCTATTTCATCGACGGGACTTGAGTCTGTACTGTAAGCTGTTGGACCAGCCTGTCGGGGGGTTGCTCCGGTCATCCTGTTTACCGGGGGGCAGTACTGATGAATCGAGGAGGAGAATCAATGAGATTAAAGGGTCTGATTTGGACGCTGGCCTTGGTGCTGGTCGTCGGCTTGGCCGGCGGGGCCTGGGCGCAGGAACAGAGCGGAGGCATCCAGGGAGTCGTGAAGGACTCGACTGGGGCCGTTCTACCTGGCGTAACCGTTGAAGCCCGCAACGTGGTGTCGTCCGGTGTGCTGAACACCGTTACCGACGCCAAGGGCGCGTATCGCTTTCCGGCGGTTCCGCCGGGAACATATGAAGTCACCGCGAAACTGCAGGGCTTTAATCCCGCCAGAGTTCCGAACGTCGTGATCGCGCTCGGCAGGATACTGTCCGTCGATCTATCGCTTGCTGTTGGCGGCATCACTGACACGGTGCAGGTCACGGGCGAATCGCCGCTGATCGATACCAAACAGAATGCGTCGTTCACGACGGTAGGCCAGGACATCATCGACCGCATCCCGAAGGGGCGCGACTTCTCCACTGTCGTCGCGACGGCGGCCGGCGCGCAGAACGAGAGCCGGTCGGGCGGCATCCAGGTGGACGGCTCGTCGGGTTCCGAGAACCGGTTCATCATCGACGGCATGGACACGACCAACCTGCAGGGGGGCACGCAGGGCAAGACGATGCTGCTCGACTTCATCCAGGAGGTCCAGGTCAAGTCGTCGGGCTACAACGCGGAGTTCGGTGGATCGACGGGCGGTGTTGTGAGCGCGATCACCAAGTCGGGCAGCAACAGCATGCGCGGGACGATCGGCATCTACGACCAGGGCGACTGGGGCTACGGCGCTCGCCGCGGCTATCACCGCTTCTATCCGTACGCCTACAACGGCAATGCCTCCAGCTTTACGCCCGAGGGGATCAACTGCCAGACCTCCGGGCTGATGCAGTCTCTCGGCGCGGTTCCCGGCTCGGTTGCGACGGCCACCAAGCCTGCCGGCGCGGTGGTTCCGTGCGTCGGCAGTGCCGACTTGCTCGCGCCCGACAACGCGTGGAGATACCTCAGTCCGGTCGCCGACCTCGGCGGCCCGATCTTCAAGGACAAGCTGTGGTACTACGCAGGCTGGTCCTATGCGAAGAACAACTACTCGCACGACGCGATCTTCATAAACGACCCGCAGCAGACCAACCGCCACTTCGAGCGGTGGGACTACTCGAACTACCTCAACTACAACGCCACGTCGCAGATCACCAATAACATGCGCGTCAGGTTCAGCGGGTCGAACCAGAAGAACAAGAATCGTGGCAACATACCGACGCTGCAGCCTGATAACGATCCGCTCGGCTTCGCGTACAACTCGAACTACCCGTGGATCGCGGCGAGCGCGCCGATGAAGGGCTACACGACGACGACACTGCCGCTCGTCAACGGCCAGCTCGACCAGAAGACCTTCGATAACACCTACGTGAACAACGGCGGCGACTCCTGGAACAACAGCTACTCCGGTAACCTCGACTGGGTGATCACGCCCACGTTGTTCATCAACGCCACGGCGGGCTACTTCTTCTACAACAACACCACCCCGCCCGAGATTCGGTTCAACGACGTCCGCTACATCTACAACCAATCGCCCTGCGGCCTTCTCGACGCGCCGTCGAGCCTCTGCCAGACCACCGGCTGGTCCAACACCCAGCTGACGTCGGCCGGCACCGAGAAGAACATCTTCAACCGTGTCTTCGCCAACGTGAACGGCACGTACTTCAAGTCGTTCGCGGGGCAGCACACGGTCAAGGCCGGGCTGCGCTTCGAGCGGTTCGCCAACGACGTGCGGACGGGCCTCACCAAACCGCAGGTGACGGTTTTCTGGAACCAGGACTACCTTGGCTCCAGGGGCAAGTACGGCTACTACGAGCTGGTGCAGAACGGCACGGTGGGCAACGTCCACTCGAACAACTACTCGATCTGGTTGCAGGACACCTGGTCGGTCAACAGCAAGCTGACGATCAACGCCGGTGTCCGCGCCGAGAACGAAACCGTCCCGTCGTACAAGCAAGCCGGCGTCCCGGATTGCTCCATCGCGCCGCAGGATCCCAACTGCCAGATGAGCATCAATTTCGGGATGAAGGACAAGATCGCGCCGCGCCTGGGCTTCGCCTACGACATCAAGGGCGACAGCAAGTGGAAGCTCTACGGCAGCTACAGCTGGTACTACGACATCACGAAGCTGGAACTGCCGCGCGGCTCTTTCGGCGGCGACCACTGGGTCACCTACGACTGGACGCTCGACACCTACGACTTCACCTCGATCCAGTGCGGCGAGGGCAACACGGGCTGCCCGGGCAAGTTCATCACCTCCACCGACTGGCGGCACACCTCGAACCAGCCCGACCCAATCTTCGCCGACTACTTCAACCAGCCGGGCATGACCGGGATCGACCCGAACCTCAAGCCGGTCCGGACGGGCGACTTCCAGATCGGCCTCGATCACGAGCTGAACGCCAGGATGTCGCTCGGCGTGCGCTACATCCACAAGTGGGCGACGCGTACAATTGAGGACACGGGCATCTACGCGCCGGACCTCGGGTCGGATCCCACCGGTCAGACCCTCGTTGAGGACTATCTGATCGCGAATCCCGGCGAAGGCCTCGCGGTCGCCATGGAGCCGCGTTTCCCGAGCCTGGTCGAGGGCAAGACGAAGCGCAACTACGACGCGGTGGAGCTGCACCTGCGCAAACGCTTCTCGAACAACTGGCAGGCGGATGCCACCTACACCTACAGCCGCCTCTACGGCAACTACCCCGGCCTGGCGAGTTCTGACGAGTGGGGGCGCAACTCCCCGAACGTCAACCGGCTGTGGGACAACACGGTCATGAGCTACGACGTCAATCAGAACCTCGTGGAAGGTCTGTTGAACTCCGACCGGCCCCACCAGTTCAAGGTCTCGGGCAGCTACGACTTCACGTTCGGGCTGTCGGTCGGTGCCAACTGGATCCTGGAGAGCGGTTCGCCGAACAACACGGTGTTTCGCGCCAGCGGCGG of the Acidobacteriota bacterium genome contains:
- a CDS encoding TonB-dependent receptor; translation: MRLKGLIWTLALVLVVGLAGGAWAQEQSGGIQGVVKDSTGAVLPGVTVEARNVVSSGVLNTVTDAKGAYRFPAVPPGTYEVTAKLQGFNPARVPNVVIALGRILSVDLSLAVGGITDTVQVTGESPLIDTKQNASFTTVGQDIIDRIPKGRDFSTVVATAAGAQNESRSGGIQVDGSSGSENRFIIDGMDTTNLQGGTQGKTMLLDFIQEVQVKSSGYNAEFGGSTGGVVSAITKSGSNSMRGTIGIYDQGDWGYGARRGYHRFYPYAYNGNASSFTPEGINCQTSGLMQSLGAVPGSVATATKPAGAVVPCVGSADLLAPDNAWRYLSPVADLGGPIFKDKLWYYAGWSYAKNNYSHDAIFINDPQQTNRHFERWDYSNYLNYNATSQITNNMRVRFSGSNQKNKNRGNIPTLQPDNDPLGFAYNSNYPWIAASAPMKGYTTTTLPLVNGQLDQKTFDNTYVNNGGDSWNNSYSGNLDWVITPTLFINATAGYFFYNNTTPPEIRFNDVRYIYNQSPCGLLDAPSSLCQTTGWSNTQLTSAGTEKNIFNRVFANVNGTYFKSFAGQHTVKAGLRFERFANDVRTGLTKPQVTVFWNQDYLGSRGKYGYYELVQNGTVGNVHSNNYSIWLQDTWSVNSKLTINAGVRAENETVPSYKQAGVPDCSIAPQDPNCQMSINFGMKDKIAPRLGFAYDIKGDSKWKLYGSYSWYYDITKLELPRGSFGGDHWVTYDWTLDTYDFTSIQCGEGNTGCPGKFITSTDWRHTSNQPDPIFADYFNQPGMTGIDPNLKPVRTGDFQIGLDHELNARMSLGVRYIHKWATRTIEDTGIYAPDLGSDPTGQTLVEDYLIANPGEGLAVAMEPRFPSLVEGKTKRNYDAVELHLRKRFSNNWQADATYTYSRLYGNYPGLASSDEWGRNSPNVNRLWDNTVMSYDVNQNLVEGLLNSDRPHQFKVSGSYDFTFGLSVGANWILESGSPNNTVFRASGGGYPVFPNGRNDLGRLPMYNNLDLVLTQEIKLGGRRRLSLQANFDNVLDLKNVTNWYYQQYGSVLTYSKTNIGLPITFFYGGTTANYLPGSVNQPGAYTVSNAAYLYTLPKTAGGAYGGALWDNPFWMTPDQYQGRRQIRISAKFSF